In the Panulirus ornatus isolate Po-2019 chromosome 45, ASM3632096v1, whole genome shotgun sequence genome, one interval contains:
- the LOC139763021 gene encoding uncharacterized protein — translation MATSKPPPLRTSNALLICYVCQEIVKKCCIAEHLYFGPLQCRECGLTMEHCNTFAGKMKSMGNYGGDFPCLHLSLKWSKDPVDYLMRRLRRDLVKKEFKCQPTSKVVVERVSAYVEKLSFLEHRSPWRTPFQELKAFIKTKTSTENLMEIEKTAGVAQREASRLEHQPAKEKRSLHKRHNSHSRHKHRSKHHHRTHTPKDRSTQMPESMWHRDTVKNDVIPSVAQGCLPAELGHFGNERIPQTVEEEAIIPHMEWERDVLSVEGVEEAMEEVVMMLSSDGDGQTPFVLEANCVIGSGVPEVTLLTVGDLEVTAGATEEECEMEYIPENAEVGAKPDVAGGEDVVGDVGDDEIQMDTSSTRLEEKRIDPVDGREGADERHMEEKERELKPGTDEEIKNYNHRRHQHEPPTSVVQKVDQKKEELGEDPLPVAKRTFREHTTKEEEKGPHSLHLVLNLEEAESVVDANHLLSQIYELDQLEEEREHLSVGGHNASEGIVSQVRDGTKNSLCWKGPRLLPSPDHLNSTSKSLSRSTSKPLSRSTSKSLSRSTSKPLSRSTSKPLSRSTSKSLSRSTSKSLSRSTSKSLSRSSSKSLSRSSSKSLSRSQTWKETPKKRKEADSTKVEDHMRTTSSSSSKSKLDPMVFGKHTKDPVQTPEVHVVYPPDDGFYYTVMHPSMTLPKECPMCYFRVFPCMFSVNLVTGLATGRCCGCPLTIYVVHEPTDASQPRVVFETGRKRGAVVPDQVYRPKPGHHKGV, via the coding sequence ATGGCTACATCTAAACCCCCTCCGCTTCGCACCTCCAACGCTCTGCTTATCTGCTACGTCTGTCAAGAGATCGTAAAGAAATGTTGCATTGCGGAACATCTTTACTTTGGGCCCTTGCAATGCAGGGAGTGTGGACTGACGATGGAACACTGCAATACCTTCGCTGGGAAGATGAAGTCCATGGGGAATTACGGTGGGGACTTCCCTTGTCTGCATTTATCACTGAAATGGTCGAAGGACCCTGTGGACTATTTAATGAGGCGGTTGAGAAGAGACCTTGTTAAGAAAGAGTTCAAGTGCCAGCCAACTTCGAaggtcgtggttgagagagtctCTGCTTATGTTGAGAAACTTAGTTTCCTGGAACACCGCTCGCCCTGGAGGACGCCATTTCAAGAACTGAAGGCATTTATCAAGACCAAAACATCGACTGAAAACCTGATGGAAATAGAGAAAACGGCCGGTGTTGCACAGAGGGAAGCGAGTCGACTCGAACACCAACCAGCCAAAGAGAAGCGATCGTTACACAAAAGACACAATTCTCATTCCAGGCATAAACACAGAAGTAAACATCACCACAGAACTCATACTCCAAAAGATAGATCAACCCAAATGCCAGAGTCTATGTGGCACAGAGACACTGTCAAGAATGATGTGATCCCTTCTGTTGCCCAGGGCTGTCTGCCTGCTGAACTAGGCCACTTTGGAAACGAGAGAATACCTCAAACAGTTGAGGAAGAGGCCATCATACCTCACATGGAATGGGAGCGTGATGTCTTGTCTGTAGAAGGTGTGGAGGAGGCGATGGAGGAGGTGGTAATGATGCTGTCATCTGACGGAGATGGACAGACGCCCTTCGTTCTAGAGGCGAATTGCGTCATTGGCAGTGGAGTTCCGGAGGTCACCTTGTTGACCGTGGGTGACCTCGAGGTCACAGCTGGAGCGACTGAGGAAGAGTGTGAGATGGAGTATATCCCTGAGAACGCAGAGGTGGGTGCTAAACCTGACGTGGCTGGAGGTGAAGACGTAGTAGGAGACGTAGGTGACGATGAAATACAAATGGACACGTCCTCAACGCGTCTGGAAGAGAAAAGGATAGATCCAGTCGATGGAAGAGAAGGGGCGGACGAGAGGCATATGGAAGAGAAAGAGCGAGAGTTGaagcctggaacagacgaagagatcaAGAATTATAATCATAGGAGACATCAACACGAACCACCCACAAGTGTCGTGCAGAAAGTTgatcaaaagaaggaagaactAGGAGAAGACCCGCTTCCAGTGGCGAAGAGGACCTTCCGCGAACAcacgacgaaggaggaggagaaaggaccACATTCTCTCCACCTGGTGCTCAACCTCGAAGAGGCTGAGTCCGTGGTCGACGCCAACCACCTCCTGTCGCAGATCTACGAACTAGACCaactggaagaggagagagaacacCTGTCTGTTGGGGGTCACAACGCTTCTGAGGGTATAGTATCCCAAGTCAGAGATGGAACCAAGAACTCGCTCTGCTGGAAAGGCCCTCGCCTCCTTCCGTCTCCAGACCACCTAAACTCGACTTCGAAGTCTCTTTCGAGGTCGACTTCGAAGCCTCTTTCGAGGTCGACATCGAAGTCTCTTTCCAGGTCGACTTCGAAGCCTCTTTCCAGGTCGACATCGAAGCCTCTTTCGAGGTCGACATCGAAGTCTCTTTCCAGGTCGACTTCGAAGTCTCTTTCCAGGTCGACTTCGAAGTCTCTTTCCAGGTCGAGTTCGAAGTCTCTTTCCAGGTCGAGTTCGAAGTCTCTTTCCAGATCCCAGACCTGGAAGGAGACGCCGAAGAAGAGAAAGGAAGCTGACAGTACGAAGGTGGAAGACCACATGAggaccacctcctcttcctcctccaagtcCAAACTTGACCCTATGGTCTTCGGGAAACACACGAAAGACCCAGTTCAGACCCCTGAGGTCCATGTGGTTTATCCTCCAGATGATGGTTTCTACTACACCGTCATGCACCCTTCCATGACCCTGCCCAAGGAATGTCCCATGTGTTATTTCCGGGTGTTTCCCTGCATGTTCTCGGTCAATTTGGTGACTGGGTTGGCCACGGGCCGCTGCTGTGGTTGCCCGCTCACCATCTACGTGGTCCACGAGCCGACGGACGCGTCGCAACCACGCGTGGTCTTCGAGACGGGAAGAAAACGGGGAGCGGTTGTCCCCGACCAGGTCTACAGGCCCAAACCAGGCCATCACAAGGGGGTCTGA